From the genome of Halomonas sp. 1513, one region includes:
- a CDS encoding peptidase C45 acyl-coenzyme A--6- aminopenicillanic acid acyl-transferase, with protein sequence MLDVTHLHGSRRAIGLAHGQRHAAQIRRSIAVYDRLFQDFVGLDWAAAKREAQRFVPAIERGFPAILDELAGIAEGAGLERDDILTLNCRSEISLTQASGGCSAFSLYQQGRQWLAQNWDWRADQLDNVVVLQIEGNDAPPLVSVGEAGMVAKIGLNAHGLGVCLNAIRSQTCGDGLPIHFALRKILESDGFAGAKRIIEEDRVASPAHFLVASADGQAAGFEVQPGPPGVLEPSDGRVTHTNHLYAAAATACVADFPKPDSHVRLRRLDELLDPPPAASVSALFEVLSDHHNAPMSICKHTDPGMPEAERMETLFAVVMALDERTLHLRHGYPCEAEETLSVSLA encoded by the coding sequence ATGCTCGACGTGACCCACCTGCACGGCAGCCGCCGCGCCATCGGCCTGGCCCACGGCCAGCGCCACGCCGCGCAGATTCGCCGCAGCATCGCGGTCTACGACCGGCTGTTCCAGGACTTCGTGGGACTCGACTGGGCTGCCGCCAAGCGCGAGGCGCAGCGCTTCGTGCCCGCCATCGAGCGCGGCTTCCCGGCGATTCTCGATGAGCTGGCGGGCATCGCCGAGGGCGCCGGCCTCGAGCGCGACGACATCCTCACCCTCAACTGCCGCAGCGAGATATCGCTGACCCAGGCCAGCGGCGGCTGCTCGGCCTTCTCGCTCTATCAGCAGGGCCGCCAGTGGCTGGCCCAGAACTGGGACTGGCGCGCCGACCAGCTCGACAACGTGGTGGTATTGCAGATAGAGGGCAATGACGCGCCGCCGCTGGTCAGCGTCGGCGAGGCCGGCATGGTCGCCAAGATCGGCCTCAACGCCCACGGCCTCGGCGTGTGCCTCAACGCCATCCGCTCGCAGACCTGCGGCGACGGCCTGCCGATTCACTTTGCGCTGCGCAAGATCCTCGAGAGCGACGGCTTCGCTGGTGCGAAACGCATCATCGAGGAGGATCGGGTCGCCTCGCCGGCGCACTTCCTGGTGGCCAGCGCCGACGGCCAGGCCGCCGGTTTCGAGGTCCAGCCCGGGCCGCCCGGGGTGCTCGAACCTAGCGACGGTCGTGTGACCCACACCAACCACCTCTACGCCGCGGCCGCCACCGCCTGCGTGGCCGACTTCCCCAAGCCTGACTCCCACGTGCGCCTGCGCCGGCTCGACGAGCTGCTCGACCCGCCGCCAGCGGCCAGCGTCAGCGCGCTGTTCGAGGTGCTAAGCGACCACCACAACGCGCCCATGTCGATCTGCAAGCACACCGACCCGGGCATGCCCGAGGCCGAGCGCATGGAGACCCTGTTCGCGGTGGTGATGGCCCTCGACGAGCGCACCCTGCACCTGCGCCACGGCTACCCCTGCGAGGCCGAGGAGACGCTGAGCGTCAGCCTCGCCTAG
- a CDS encoding antibiotic biosynthesis monooxygenase, with protein MKYIFEVHIRDGYRAEDYAEAWVRASEIIQQAPGARGTELHRKIGDPSTLIAIAHWDSKASRDAMEAQPNQQVKEIIRSAAPCCEIRLIGEFDEPEWVVMPPKIQLN; from the coding sequence ATGAAATACATCTTCGAAGTGCATATCCGCGACGGCTACCGCGCCGAGGACTACGCCGAGGCCTGGGTCCGCGCCAGCGAGATCATCCAGCAGGCGCCGGGGGCACGCGGCACCGAACTGCACCGCAAGATCGGCGACCCCAGCACCCTGATCGCCATCGCCCACTGGGACAGCAAGGCCAGCCGCGACGCCATGGAAGCCCAGCCCAACCAGCAGGTAAAGGAGATCATCCGCTCCGCGGCGCCCTGCTGCGAGATCCGCCTGATCGGCGAATTCGACGAGCCCGAGTGGGTAGTGATGCCGCCAAAAATCCAACTAAACTAA
- a CDS encoding type I-E CRISPR-associated endoribonuclease Cas2 produces the protein MAMLVVVTEAVPPRLRGRLAVWLLEIRAGVYVGDVSKRIREMIWEHVNVLAEDGNVVMAWASNHESGFEFQTYGSNRREPWDHDGLRLVRFLPVEAK, from the coding sequence ATGGCCATGCTCGTGGTAGTGACTGAAGCCGTGCCGCCTCGTCTAAGAGGTCGACTTGCCGTCTGGTTGCTGGAGATTCGCGCCGGAGTGTATGTCGGAGATGTCAGTAAGCGAATCCGCGAAATGATCTGGGAACATGTCAACGTCCTGGCGGAGGATGGCAATGTCGTCATGGCTTGGGCCAGCAACCATGAGTCTGGCTTCGAGTTCCAGACCTATGGCTCAAACCGGCGCGAGCCTTGGGATCACGACGGTTTGCGTCTGGTGCGCTTTCTGCCTGTCGAGGCTAAATAG
- a CDS encoding subtype I-E CRISPR-associated endonuclease Cas1, with the protein MGFIPLKPIPMKDRMSMIFVGMGQIDVRDGAFVVIDEVNGERMHIPVGSVACLLLEPGTRVSHAAVKLAATVGTLLIWVGDAGVRLYSAGQPGGARSDKLLYQAQLALDDSLRLKVVRKMFELRFGEPPPSRRSVEQLRGMEGARVRKTYQLIAKQYGVKWSGRRYDPSQWDASDVANQCLSAATACLYGISEAAILAAGYAPAIGFLHTGKPKSFVYDIADIVKFETVVPAAFRVAARNPPMPEREVRIACRDAFKQAKILQRLIPMIEDVLSAGEIEPPPPAPEAVPPAIPEPPSIGDSGHRSG; encoded by the coding sequence ATGGGCTTTATTCCGCTCAAGCCGATTCCTATGAAGGATCGCATGTCGATGATCTTCGTCGGGATGGGGCAGATCGATGTGCGGGACGGCGCCTTCGTGGTGATTGACGAGGTCAATGGCGAGCGTATGCATATCCCGGTTGGCTCGGTCGCCTGCCTGTTACTGGAGCCCGGCACGCGGGTTTCCCATGCCGCCGTCAAGTTGGCGGCGACCGTGGGCACCCTATTGATCTGGGTAGGGGATGCCGGCGTGCGGCTCTATAGCGCTGGGCAACCCGGTGGGGCTCGCTCCGACAAGCTGCTCTACCAGGCACAGCTAGCGCTGGATGACTCGCTACGCTTGAAGGTCGTACGCAAGATGTTCGAGCTGCGATTTGGTGAGCCGCCACCGTCACGTCGCAGTGTCGAGCAGCTCCGCGGGATGGAGGGTGCCAGGGTACGCAAGACCTACCAGCTGATTGCCAAGCAATATGGCGTCAAGTGGTCAGGGCGCCGCTATGATCCTAGCCAGTGGGACGCCTCCGACGTTGCCAACCAGTGTCTTTCCGCCGCTACCGCCTGTCTGTATGGCATCAGCGAGGCCGCCATTTTGGCCGCCGGTTACGCGCCGGCCATTGGCTTTCTGCATACCGGCAAGCCAAAGAGCTTCGTCTACGATATTGCCGATATCGTGAAATTCGAGACGGTCGTACCCGCTGCATTTCGAGTTGCGGCACGCAACCCGCCGATGCCTGAGCGCGAGGTACGTATCGCCTGCCGTGATGCTTTCAAACAGGCCAAGATTTTGCAGCGGCTGATTCCCATGATTGAGGACGTCCTGTCGGCTGGGGAGATTGAACCGCCTCCTCCCGCTCCGGAAGCCGTGCCTCCAGCGATTCCCGAGCCGCCATCCATCGGTGATAGCGGACACAGGAGTGGATGA
- a CDS encoding type I-E CRISPR-associated protein Cas6/Cse3/CasE, producing the protein MFLSRVRVDLNGLSREALFDVMQGGAYGAHQLLWQAFPGHDGARPFLFRQEMEEDTEQGKPPKGLPLFYVLSDREPIPIAGLLDVQCKPFAPTLREGEQLAFRLRANPTVARRVEGARHSPRSDVLMAAKKPFPPGQRTSPECVQAMDQAARDWLRTRAEALGFRLPVDPEVGAYRQHSLHKPGRRDAIQFSTVDYEGLLEVTDPGRLIEALAQGVGRAKAFGCGLILIRRP; encoded by the coding sequence ATGTTTCTTTCACGTGTTCGCGTCGATCTCAATGGCCTCTCTCGCGAAGCCCTGTTCGACGTTATGCAGGGTGGCGCCTATGGTGCTCACCAACTGCTCTGGCAGGCATTTCCTGGCCACGATGGTGCTCGTCCCTTCCTGTTTCGTCAGGAGATGGAGGAGGACACCGAGCAGGGCAAGCCGCCGAAGGGATTACCGCTCTTCTATGTACTCTCCGACCGGGAGCCCATCCCCATTGCGGGCCTGCTCGATGTGCAGTGCAAGCCCTTTGCGCCGACGCTGAGGGAAGGCGAGCAACTGGCATTCCGGCTGCGTGCGAACCCGACGGTGGCGCGGCGAGTGGAGGGGGCCAGGCACTCGCCGCGTAGCGATGTGCTTATGGCCGCGAAGAAGCCCTTCCCTCCCGGTCAGCGAACTAGCCCCGAATGCGTCCAGGCGATGGATCAGGCGGCGCGAGACTGGCTGCGGACGAGGGCGGAAGCGCTGGGCTTTAGGCTGCCGGTGGATCCGGAGGTTGGGGCCTACCGTCAGCATTCGCTACACAAGCCTGGTCGGCGTGATGCCATCCAGTTCTCCACTGTAGATTATGAAGGCCTGTTGGAAGTCACTGATCCAGGGCGCTTGATCGAGGCCTTGGCGCAAGGCGTCGGGCGCGCCAAGGCCTTCGGCTGTGGCTTGATACTGATTCGCCGGCCATAG
- a CDS encoding type I-E CRISPR-associated protein Cas5/CasD, protein MTEYLVFRLYAPLASWGEAAVGETRPTATHPGRGAILGLLGAALGIKREDDAGQKALGESVRIAIKQRSPGTLLRDYHTAQVPGSQAKVSYRTRRDELNASEKVINTILSSRDYRCDGLWTVAVWLSEGSAYTLESLEAALQRPHYSLYLGRKSCPLAAPLAPRRVEATHLREALDSEFEAVISGEKTALRLTGEALYCWEGGAALLDGDKHAVESSDVWDRPLNRRRWQFGPRTEFRRFVRVEEGH, encoded by the coding sequence ATGACGGAATATCTTGTCTTTCGGCTCTATGCCCCACTCGCTAGTTGGGGGGAGGCGGCGGTAGGTGAGACGCGCCCTACTGCGACGCATCCCGGGCGTGGTGCGATCTTGGGGCTGCTGGGTGCAGCTCTTGGCATCAAGCGAGAGGACGATGCTGGCCAGAAGGCCTTGGGTGAGAGCGTGCGTATTGCCATCAAGCAACGTTCTCCCGGTACTCTCTTGCGCGACTACCACACTGCTCAGGTTCCAGGATCTCAGGCCAAGGTGAGCTATCGCACGCGCCGCGATGAACTGAATGCTTCAGAGAAGGTGATCAATACCATTCTCTCTAGCCGCGACTACCGCTGCGACGGTCTCTGGACCGTTGCGGTATGGCTCTCTGAAGGTTCTGCCTACACGTTAGAGTCGCTCGAGGCAGCGTTGCAGCGCCCCCACTATTCGCTCTACCTGGGGCGCAAGTCTTGCCCCTTGGCAGCACCACTGGCACCTAGGCGAGTCGAAGCCACGCACCTTCGCGAAGCCCTCGATAGCGAGTTCGAGGCGGTGATTTCCGGTGAGAAAACGGCCCTGCGACTGACCGGAGAGGCACTGTACTGCTGGGAGGGAGGAGCCGCGCTACTGGATGGTGACAAGCATGCTGTGGAGTCTAGCGATGTGTGGGATCGGCCGCTCAACCGGCGCCGCTGGCAGTTTGGTCCGCGCACCGAGTTCCGGCGCTTCGTGCGAGTAGAGGAGGGACACTAA